A stretch of the Polyangiaceae bacterium genome encodes the following:
- a CDS encoding sigma 54-dependent Fis family transcriptional regulator: MVDAIDRTATVDFSTGLPGAAPAGSVQAKLVVLSGEDEGRELPLVSKLSIGADPASDLALRDRRVSRKHAEIWLRDARIVLRDVGSRNGTLVGQHKIKELELPLGAVIRVGDTLLGVHPRWYTRELAPSAARCFGELTGASLRMREIYSVLERVAPSDVTVLVEGESGTGKELAARSIHAASRRSGKPYVVFDCAAVPRELAESELFGHRRGAFSGAVSDRAGAFMQANGGTIFLDELGELPLELQPKLLRVLETGDVRAVGDDNMRHSDVRVVAATNRDLRAEVRRGRFREDLMYRLEVVKVRLPPLRERVEDIPDIVEKLVGEELAHSEIAGENLQRLMAHGWPGNVRELRNVLERAMVLAAQPPSFDKLVFNLGPLSAQPSTLGNAFPGVAAPLPFKEAKEQLLDSFERAYLDALLERHKGNLTHAAQAAGISRKHLSELCKKYDVR; this comes from the coding sequence ATGGTGGACGCGATCGACCGCACCGCGACGGTGGACTTCAGCACTGGGCTGCCTGGCGCCGCACCGGCCGGGAGTGTGCAAGCGAAGTTGGTCGTGCTGAGCGGGGAAGACGAAGGGCGTGAGCTTCCGCTGGTCTCGAAGCTCAGCATCGGCGCCGATCCAGCGTCCGACCTGGCCTTGCGCGATCGCCGCGTGTCGCGAAAGCACGCGGAGATTTGGCTGCGAGACGCGCGAATCGTGCTGCGCGACGTCGGCAGCCGAAACGGCACGTTGGTTGGGCAACACAAGATCAAGGAGCTCGAGCTTCCTCTAGGCGCGGTGATCCGAGTGGGAGACACCTTACTCGGCGTGCACCCCCGCTGGTATACCCGGGAGCTGGCGCCGAGCGCCGCGCGCTGCTTTGGCGAACTGACTGGCGCTTCCCTGCGGATGAGGGAAATCTACTCGGTCCTGGAACGAGTGGCCCCGAGTGACGTGACGGTGCTCGTCGAAGGCGAGAGCGGCACGGGTAAGGAGCTCGCGGCGCGCTCGATTCATGCGGCCTCCCGCCGCAGCGGTAAACCGTATGTCGTGTTCGACTGCGCCGCGGTCCCTCGTGAGCTCGCCGAGAGTGAGTTGTTCGGGCATCGGCGGGGGGCCTTTTCTGGCGCAGTGAGTGACCGAGCCGGTGCGTTCATGCAGGCCAACGGAGGCACCATCTTCCTAGACGAACTGGGCGAGTTGCCTCTCGAGCTGCAGCCCAAGCTCCTGCGGGTGCTCGAGACGGGTGATGTGCGCGCTGTAGGCGACGACAACATGCGGCACTCCGACGTGCGCGTGGTCGCAGCGACGAACCGAGACCTACGTGCGGAAGTGCGGCGTGGTCGGTTCCGGGAGGATTTAATGTACAGGCTGGAGGTGGTGAAGGTGCGCCTGCCGCCACTCCGCGAGCGCGTGGAGGACATCCCAGACATCGTCGAAAAGCTCGTGGGGGAGGAGCTCGCGCACAGCGAAATCGCCGGTGAGAACCTGCAGCGGTTGATGGCTCATGGTTGGCCCGGCAACGTGAGAGAGCTACGCAACGTCTTGGAGCGTGCGATGGTGCTCGCCGCGCAACCCCCGAGCTTCGACAAGTTGGTGTTCAATCTGGGTCCGCTTTCGGCCCAGCCATCGACCCTCGGCAACGCGTTTCCAGGGGTTGCGGCTCCTCTGCCATTCAAGGAAGCGAAGGAGCAGCTGCTCGATAGCTTCGAGCGTGCCTACCTGGATGCGCTACTCGAGCGCCACAAAGGCAACCTGACCCACGCCGCTCAGGCTGCGGGGATCAGCCGCAAACACCTGAGCGAGTTGTGTAAGAAATACGACGTACGCTGA
- a CDS encoding radical SAM protein: protein MSIERLSIELSQQCSKGCWFCYSESGPGGQTRLHAADIVALVRDAAAHGLKAVSFGGGEPLESPALWQVLGELEGTLFRSLTTNGLPLLDEAMFSQLVRARPNKVHVSIHFPHHHAEVERVISQVRQLAAAGIPSGINFLVRRSQLAIAEEVAAEVRRAGIDNRRIVYLPMRGQDTPSPKQVARIAGGPFQSMTCLGACGKSPRFCSMRWDGSVAWCSYTETRRQLEEFSFAGLTSALDGLGLAFCGDDARRLPVVAG, encoded by the coding sequence CTGTCCATCGAGCGGCTGTCCATCGAACTCAGTCAGCAGTGCTCCAAGGGCTGCTGGTTCTGCTACAGCGAGAGCGGCCCAGGAGGGCAAACTCGGCTGCACGCGGCAGACATCGTGGCGTTGGTGCGCGATGCCGCAGCGCACGGGCTGAAGGCGGTGTCCTTTGGCGGAGGGGAGCCGCTGGAGTCGCCAGCCTTGTGGCAAGTGCTGGGTGAGCTCGAGGGTACGCTGTTTCGCTCCCTGACCACCAACGGCCTACCACTGCTCGACGAGGCGATGTTTTCCCAACTCGTGCGTGCACGTCCGAACAAGGTGCATGTCTCGATCCACTTTCCGCATCACCACGCGGAAGTGGAGCGCGTGATCTCCCAGGTGCGGCAGCTCGCAGCGGCTGGGATCCCGAGCGGCATCAACTTCTTGGTGCGCCGCTCCCAGCTGGCCATCGCGGAGGAAGTTGCTGCCGAGGTGCGACGCGCAGGGATCGACAATCGGCGCATCGTGTACCTACCCATGCGTGGCCAAGACACGCCCTCCCCCAAGCAGGTGGCTCGCATCGCAGGCGGGCCGTTTCAGTCGATGACTTGCCTCGGCGCCTGCGGGAAGAGCCCGCGCTTCTGCTCGATGCGCTGGGACGGCAGCGTCGCCTGGTGCTCCTATACGGAAACACGACGTCAGCTCGAAGAATTCAGCTTCGCGGGACTGACGAGCGCGCTGGACGGGCTGGGATTGGCGTTTTGCGGAGACGACGCGCGGCGGTTGCCGGTGGTTGCCGGCTAG
- a CDS encoding sel1 repeat family protein: MRLLHCLPFVALGWSCTPTQVGDATRPNAPTAAHALESESSIPCDPRAELSPLVVDLPSATRVALESAMQRGIGIVAHDCRELRVLESCKLSGDYEFAGVNRKEDVVTLKDQVELGANLPFGAASLSGRLAQGSSLQLALIQVGTRRSLFDAVGRPELKGSCDGATHFVQGSTLGAFAMQTSAQGEAKVAAEVFGVAGNAASASQRDAAAKDGDLDACRRSSVDASAPPDGCSVPVRLHLVPIQEGVPLRDAKKAPEKSAAGALDDLCPVGFRRVGSKCTQDASAPFLCKAGASADECRKQCDAGNAGSCYNLAVQLEREHYAWAKREKREGEAPRSWDQIVEDHDAKRATYRPLYVKACDQGIGQACDRLYWTKGPNEEREAAIQRACDLDYAPSCRMAAGKYFYHKETLDIDKGRKLLERGCRLGGRDSCMGLVSSYFEPPDGSKPTPEGIRAGEAVLERVCLANDSGACWQLADLRQRGTTLTKDVGLSFAYLDRACSLRDLTACYELGEAYQTGDLVGANLALAATYFDKACPLEKPEEFVSCARIARLFREGKLVKAQPQQALVWLGRGCRYSDTSSCIGLAELYERGEGTPKNLDRALELYEQACQAKAPAACQAQIKLLKPRDPEQALKLARAGCKGGNFQYCDLVRDVAGAKAIQSFEADCSKESPAPCLEFGKLLEKSDPARAYTVMKELCPDGSGFAQACDVVKRLARFAK; the protein is encoded by the coding sequence ATGCGACTTCTCCACTGTCTTCCGTTCGTCGCTCTCGGCTGGTCTTGCACACCGACCCAGGTCGGGGACGCCACCCGTCCCAATGCGCCGACCGCAGCCCACGCACTCGAATCCGAGAGCAGCATCCCCTGCGACCCGCGGGCTGAGCTGAGTCCCTTGGTGGTCGACCTACCGTCGGCCACGCGCGTGGCGTTGGAGTCCGCAATGCAGCGCGGGATCGGCATCGTTGCCCACGACTGTCGCGAACTGCGAGTGCTCGAGAGCTGCAAGCTGTCGGGTGACTACGAGTTCGCAGGAGTGAACCGCAAAGAAGACGTCGTGACACTGAAGGACCAAGTGGAGCTCGGCGCGAACCTGCCGTTCGGCGCCGCGAGCCTCTCAGGCCGACTCGCTCAGGGCAGCTCGCTCCAGCTCGCGCTGATTCAAGTGGGGACGCGTCGCTCGTTGTTCGATGCCGTGGGGAGACCCGAACTCAAAGGCAGCTGCGACGGAGCGACCCACTTCGTTCAAGGCAGCACCTTGGGTGCCTTCGCGATGCAGACCTCTGCCCAAGGTGAAGCCAAGGTCGCCGCAGAAGTATTTGGTGTGGCCGGCAACGCGGCCTCCGCGAGTCAACGCGACGCGGCCGCGAAGGATGGCGACCTCGACGCGTGTCGACGTTCGAGTGTGGACGCCTCCGCACCTCCTGACGGTTGCTCGGTACCTGTCCGCCTGCACTTGGTTCCAATCCAAGAGGGCGTGCCGCTCAGAGATGCAAAGAAGGCGCCGGAGAAGAGCGCTGCGGGTGCGCTCGACGATCTGTGTCCGGTTGGATTCCGACGGGTAGGAAGCAAGTGCACTCAAGACGCCTCTGCTCCCTTTCTATGCAAGGCCGGTGCGAGCGCGGACGAATGCCGCAAGCAATGCGACGCGGGCAACGCGGGCAGTTGTTACAACTTGGCGGTGCAGCTCGAGCGGGAGCACTACGCGTGGGCGAAGCGCGAGAAGCGCGAAGGTGAGGCGCCTCGCAGCTGGGATCAGATCGTCGAGGACCACGACGCAAAGCGCGCTACCTACCGGCCGCTGTATGTAAAGGCCTGCGACCAAGGCATCGGGCAGGCGTGCGACCGGCTCTACTGGACGAAGGGACCGAATGAGGAGCGGGAAGCGGCGATACAACGTGCCTGCGATCTGGACTACGCCCCCTCGTGCCGCATGGCTGCCGGCAAGTACTTTTACCACAAGGAAACGCTTGACATCGACAAGGGACGCAAGCTCCTGGAGCGCGGCTGTCGTCTCGGTGGTCGAGACAGCTGCATGGGCCTCGTATCCAGCTACTTCGAGCCTCCCGATGGCAGCAAGCCAACTCCCGAAGGGATCCGCGCAGGGGAAGCCGTGCTCGAGCGCGTATGTCTGGCCAACGACTCCGGCGCGTGCTGGCAACTGGCGGATCTCAGGCAGCGCGGAACCACCCTCACCAAGGACGTCGGACTGAGCTTCGCGTACCTGGATCGCGCGTGTTCCTTGCGAGATCTCACCGCGTGCTACGAGCTCGGTGAGGCATATCAAACCGGCGATCTGGTCGGAGCGAATTTGGCGCTGGCCGCGACCTACTTCGACAAAGCGTGTCCCCTCGAGAAGCCGGAAGAGTTCGTGAGCTGTGCGCGAATCGCGCGGCTCTTCCGCGAAGGGAAGCTGGTCAAGGCGCAACCTCAGCAGGCGCTGGTGTGGCTCGGGCGCGGTTGTCGCTACTCGGATACCAGCAGCTGTATCGGACTCGCTGAGCTCTACGAGCGCGGCGAAGGCACTCCCAAAAACCTGGACCGCGCCCTCGAACTCTACGAACAAGCCTGTCAGGCGAAGGCACCCGCCGCCTGTCAGGCACAGATCAAACTTCTGAAGCCCCGCGACCCAGAGCAGGCGCTGAAGCTCGCCCGCGCCGGCTGCAAAGGAGGCAACTTCCAGTACTGCGATTTGGTCCGAGACGTTGCAGGTGCCAAGGCAATTCAGAGCTTCGAAGCGGATTGCTCCAAGGAGTCACCCGCGCCGTGCCTCGAGTTCGGCAAGCTGCTCGAGAAGTCGGACCCGGCTCGCGCGTACACGGTGATGAAGGAGCTCTGTCCAGATGGCAGCGGATTCGCCCAAGCGTGCGACGTGGTCAAGCGGCTCGCCCGCTTTGCCAAGTAG
- a CDS encoding MATE family efflux transporter: MSAPATEEVSIEPELDDRARKRILAGNLWWQVLRFGAPLGLGMGLQTTFNLVDAYVISRLEDEVAGPALGALGICDLLTALGSIISYGLSIATVALMSRRQGEGDEQGSRHVAWQSVLVMGALALLFLVIGVFGAETLMVDVVGAKGEVARLGTNYVRVGIGGSFTMFFLLHLTALPRALGSSKMPIAFLLGANVLNFFLSILMVYGPGKAPDVFSWGPPVAEALGIPRMELMGAIWSTVICRAVTLLPLIYLLIRRFGLFKREWRSRPDFRLMGRILDLGWPSSAQLVVRILAMLATQSLVNRAFTTAEDPTATTALGIVFRLETMALFMSLGWGSASQTFMGTNLGAGQSLRAKHSGYVTALYNALTMAALALIYWQAGESVVRFFDDSPVVVSQAMAYLRWVAPSYVLFGVGVVLGSAIQGAGATRFTLLIDGSVVGLIQLPLSILAVYVHGKTQISLWQVLVLTNVLFALVYVFAYRGGRYLHKQV, encoded by the coding sequence ATGAGCGCGCCGGCTACAGAGGAAGTGAGCATCGAGCCAGAGCTCGACGACCGCGCACGCAAGCGCATCCTCGCCGGCAATCTGTGGTGGCAGGTGCTGCGCTTCGGCGCGCCGCTCGGCCTCGGCATGGGGCTCCAAACCACGTTCAACCTCGTCGACGCGTACGTGATCTCGCGCTTGGAAGACGAGGTCGCTGGTCCCGCGCTCGGTGCCCTGGGGATCTGCGACTTGCTCACAGCGCTGGGCTCGATCATCAGCTACGGCCTGAGCATCGCGACCGTCGCGTTGATGAGCCGTCGTCAGGGCGAAGGCGACGAGCAGGGGAGCCGCCACGTCGCATGGCAGTCCGTGCTGGTGATGGGCGCGCTCGCCTTGTTGTTCTTGGTGATCGGGGTGTTCGGCGCTGAGACGCTGATGGTGGATGTGGTCGGCGCCAAAGGCGAAGTCGCACGCCTTGGCACGAACTACGTGCGGGTGGGGATCGGCGGGAGCTTCACCATGTTCTTCCTGCTGCACCTCACGGCGCTGCCACGCGCGCTCGGTAGCTCGAAGATGCCCATCGCGTTCTTGCTTGGCGCGAACGTGCTCAACTTCTTCTTGAGCATCTTGATGGTGTACGGCCCAGGCAAAGCGCCGGACGTCTTCAGCTGGGGACCGCCGGTCGCGGAGGCCCTTGGCATTCCTCGCATGGAGTTGATGGGTGCGATCTGGTCAACGGTGATCTGTCGCGCGGTAACGCTGTTGCCCCTCATCTATCTGCTGATCCGCCGCTTCGGGTTGTTCAAGCGGGAGTGGCGGAGCCGCCCCGACTTTCGCCTGATGGGGCGCATCTTGGATCTCGGCTGGCCAAGCAGCGCGCAGCTCGTGGTGCGCATCTTGGCGATGCTCGCGACCCAGTCGCTGGTGAACCGCGCCTTCACCACCGCCGAAGACCCCACGGCGACCACGGCCCTTGGCATCGTTTTCCGCCTAGAAACGATGGCGCTGTTCATGAGCCTTGGTTGGGGCTCCGCAAGCCAGACCTTCATGGGCACGAACCTGGGCGCCGGCCAGAGCCTACGGGCAAAGCACAGCGGCTACGTGACCGCTCTATACAACGCCCTCACCATGGCGGCGCTGGCGCTCATCTACTGGCAAGCGGGCGAGAGCGTCGTGCGGTTCTTCGATGACTCTCCGGTGGTCGTGAGCCAGGCGATGGCCTACCTGCGCTGGGTGGCACCGAGCTACGTGCTCTTCGGGGTCGGCGTGGTCTTGGGGTCAGCCATCCAGGGCGCCGGGGCGACGCGCTTCACCTTGCTCATCGACGGCAGCGTGGTCGGGCTGATCCAGCTCCCACTGAGCATCCTCGCGGTGTACGTTCACGGCAAGACGCAGATTTCCCTGTGGCAAGTCCTGGTGCTCACCAACGTGCTGTTCGCGTTGGTGTACGTGTTTGCCTATCGCGGCGGGCGGTATCTCCACAAGCAAGTCTGA
- a CDS encoding exonuclease, whose protein sequence is MTYVCVDVEADGPIPGDYSMICFGAVVVRPGLKDTFYGRMCPISEWWKPEALKVSGFSREETLAFPQPAAVMEEFAAWLDSISRGRVLFVSDNNGFDWSFINWYFHHFLGTNPFGFSSQNLGSLYKGLVRDTFQNFKHLRRTRHSHHPVDDARGNAEALLEMARMGLKIRLG, encoded by the coding sequence ATGACTTACGTGTGTGTGGATGTAGAAGCCGACGGGCCGATCCCTGGCGACTACTCGATGATTTGCTTTGGCGCGGTGGTGGTTCGACCGGGCTTGAAGGACACTTTCTACGGGCGAATGTGCCCGATTTCGGAGTGGTGGAAGCCCGAGGCCCTGAAGGTCTCCGGCTTCTCGCGGGAGGAGACGCTGGCGTTTCCACAGCCAGCGGCCGTGATGGAGGAGTTCGCCGCATGGCTCGACAGCATCTCCCGCGGCAGGGTGCTCTTCGTGTCGGACAACAACGGCTTCGACTGGTCGTTCATCAACTGGTACTTCCACCACTTTTTGGGGACCAATCCCTTCGGGTTCAGCTCCCAGAACTTGGGCTCCCTGTACAAGGGCCTGGTGCGCGACACGTTTCAGAACTTCAAGCACCTGCGTAGGACGCGCCATTCGCACCACCCCGTGGATGACGCGCGCGGAAACGCCGAAGCATTGCTGGAGATGGCGCGCATGGGGTTGAAGATCCGCTTGGGCTAG
- a CDS encoding NAD(P)/FAD-dependent oxidoreductase: protein MSRSDFDVVIVGGGPAGLSAALILGRARRRVLLCEAGTPRNARAHAVQGFVTRDGTPPAELRRIGREQLAPYTSVEVRDARVDSLQGEADAFHVKVGSESVTARRIIFCVGMRDDLLDLPGYAELWGDGIFQCPYCHGWEVRDRSLGYLAPSADALPWTAMLLGWSSDVTVFTGGAFEVRPDVAQTLESQGIRVEKRTLSRLVSADDEPRLVAVEFSDGQRSACDALFSHPPQRQTELVKQADLPLDESGFVRVDAQQQTLRPGIYAAGDLTTMRQGALLAAAAGATAAYALNHELMLL, encoded by the coding sequence ATGAGCAGATCGGATTTCGACGTGGTGATTGTCGGTGGGGGGCCGGCGGGGCTCTCAGCAGCGCTGATCCTGGGGCGCGCGCGGCGGCGGGTGTTGCTGTGTGAAGCCGGGACACCGCGCAATGCACGAGCCCACGCCGTCCAAGGCTTCGTCACTCGCGATGGCACGCCACCGGCCGAGCTGCGTCGCATCGGGCGGGAGCAGCTAGCGCCGTACACGTCGGTCGAAGTTCGAGATGCGCGTGTGGACTCACTCCAAGGTGAAGCGGACGCGTTCCACGTGAAGGTTGGCTCCGAGAGCGTTACCGCGCGGAGAATCATTTTCTGCGTTGGCATGCGTGACGACCTCCTCGACTTGCCTGGCTACGCCGAGCTTTGGGGAGACGGGATATTTCAGTGCCCCTACTGTCACGGTTGGGAGGTGCGGGACCGGAGCCTCGGATACCTGGCGCCAAGCGCAGATGCGCTCCCTTGGACTGCCATGCTCTTGGGTTGGTCATCCGACGTGACGGTGTTCACGGGTGGTGCGTTCGAAGTCAGGCCGGACGTCGCGCAAACCCTGGAGAGTCAGGGGATCCGGGTGGAAAAAAGAACGCTGAGTCGCCTGGTCTCCGCCGACGACGAACCACGACTTGTCGCCGTGGAGTTCTCCGACGGCCAGCGCTCCGCGTGCGACGCGCTTTTCTCGCACCCGCCTCAACGCCAAACAGAATTGGTCAAGCAGGCTGATTTGCCGCTCGACGAATCGGGCTTCGTTCGAGTGGACGCGCAGCAGCAGACGTTGCGGCCGGGGATCTACGCGGCGGGTGACCTGACGACGATGCGTCAAGGCGCGCTGCTGGCAGCGGCGGCCGGCGCAACGGCGGCCTACGCGTTGAATCACGAGCTGATGCTGCTCTAG
- a CDS encoding dioxygenase: MSTSNQSSTVHSGARMPSIFVGHGAPLLAVDAEKGAPLVEWGTVLAREFKTPRAVLSISAHWTTAGDTLSLGPLTPQPLIYDFSGFPEELYRVKYPAPGGEVISKEVSACLAKLPGVSVKETERGLDHGTWTPLVHLWPKADVPILQLSLPMSWSGKRWFELGQALAPLRDAGVLIMGSGNVTHNLRKVDWRPNAEVPQWAAEFDSWLEQNLTRFHADELMDYKQRAPALATNHPTEEHWAPLVVVAGAAGQGPKVSYPVSGWEFGSLSRRSVQFS, encoded by the coding sequence ATGTCCACCTCGAACCAGAGCTCGACCGTCCATTCTGGGGCCCGTATGCCGTCGATCTTCGTGGGCCATGGGGCGCCGCTGCTCGCCGTGGACGCCGAGAAGGGTGCGCCGTTGGTCGAGTGGGGGACGGTGTTGGCTCGCGAGTTCAAGACGCCCCGGGCGGTGCTCAGTATCTCGGCGCACTGGACGACTGCTGGGGACACGCTTTCGCTCGGGCCGCTCACGCCGCAGCCCCTGATCTACGATTTTTCAGGTTTCCCTGAGGAATTGTATCGAGTCAAATACCCGGCGCCCGGCGGTGAGGTCATCTCGAAGGAAGTCTCCGCGTGTCTCGCCAAGCTGCCGGGTGTGTCCGTGAAAGAGACGGAGCGCGGCTTGGACCATGGCACCTGGACACCGCTGGTGCATCTGTGGCCGAAAGCCGACGTCCCGATCTTGCAGCTCTCGCTGCCAATGAGTTGGAGCGGCAAGCGCTGGTTCGAACTCGGGCAAGCCTTGGCGCCGTTGCGCGACGCAGGTGTGCTCATCATGGGCAGCGGCAATGTCACCCACAACCTACGCAAGGTTGACTGGCGGCCGAACGCAGAGGTGCCTCAGTGGGCAGCGGAGTTCGACAGCTGGCTCGAACAGAACCTGACGCGTTTCCATGCGGATGAGCTGATGGACTACAAGCAGCGCGCGCCCGCGCTGGCTACGAACCACCCGACTGAGGAGCACTGGGCGCCGCTGGTGGTCGTCGCTGGAGCAGCCGGCCAGGGACCCAAGGTCAGCTACCCTGTGAGTGGGTGGGAGTTTGGTTCGCTTTCGCGGCGCTCCGTGCAGTTCTCCTAG
- a CDS encoding DUF533 domain-containing protein, with translation MDEKPRLGRDVFIALAAIGWADGQLDGEEADAIVRTAIEEGLDLDEIAEIEEATKNPVDIGVIDRGNLNKEDRLFVYAVASWMTRLDGVVADAETEALAKLGDALKIPERPRFHADSIAQEVAHLEEGDRPSRYDLPALRRIIGERLKEAQARRADAGEED, from the coding sequence ATGGACGAGAAGCCGCGATTGGGACGCGACGTATTCATCGCCTTGGCCGCCATCGGGTGGGCCGACGGGCAACTCGATGGTGAGGAGGCGGACGCCATCGTGCGTACCGCCATCGAAGAGGGCCTGGATCTAGACGAAATTGCGGAGATCGAAGAGGCCACGAAGAACCCGGTGGACATCGGGGTGATCGATCGCGGAAATCTCAACAAGGAAGATCGCCTGTTCGTCTATGCCGTGGCGTCCTGGATGACGCGACTCGATGGTGTGGTCGCGGACGCGGAGACCGAAGCTCTCGCGAAGCTGGGCGATGCACTCAAGATCCCCGAGCGACCTCGCTTCCACGCGGATTCAATCGCGCAAGAAGTGGCCCACCTGGAAGAAGGCGACCGCCCGAGCCGCTACGACCTGCCCGCGCTACGTCGCATCATCGGTGAACGCCTGAAGGAAGCCCAGGCGCGCCGCGCTGACGCTGGCGAAGAAGACTGA
- a CDS encoding helix-turn-helix transcriptional regulator, with the protein MKQDDSAARKSSVFAARWRWQCTIPNSELVTHDHAVLGLKLSGRAKVEQQSEWNLEPGEVLLVPAGQPHRTLEAIDSELYGVGFCVSCFVDENNASLLEPFQRVRSGGSPIVRLPAERQAHYELLCRELERVSSRIDAGATAAQRSLLTLILDEVAQAASAAEPLPESLTAQCLRLIEQRCLGPFTLLELAEQVRRTPTHITTLLRKQTGRSAHQWIVLGRMAEARRRLLHSDEMVEVIAERVGYSDPTSFIRMFRRHHSGQTPNAWRASRNTLG; encoded by the coding sequence ATGAAGCAAGACGACTCCGCCGCCCGTAAGAGCTCCGTCTTCGCGGCGCGCTGGCGCTGGCAGTGCACCATCCCGAACAGCGAGCTCGTGACTCACGACCACGCCGTGCTCGGCTTGAAGCTAAGCGGCCGCGCCAAGGTCGAGCAGCAAAGCGAGTGGAACCTAGAACCGGGAGAAGTGCTGCTCGTCCCGGCGGGGCAACCCCATCGCACCCTCGAAGCGATCGACTCCGAGCTCTACGGCGTCGGCTTCTGCGTGAGCTGCTTCGTAGACGAAAACAACGCAAGCTTGCTCGAGCCATTTCAGCGGGTGCGGAGCGGAGGCTCCCCCATCGTACGGCTCCCAGCGGAACGCCAGGCGCACTACGAGCTCCTGTGTCGCGAGCTGGAGCGTGTTTCCTCGAGGATTGATGCGGGAGCGACGGCCGCGCAGCGTAGTTTATTGACGCTGATCTTGGACGAGGTCGCTCAAGCAGCGTCCGCCGCCGAGCCCCTTCCTGAGTCACTCACCGCCCAGTGCCTGCGCTTGATCGAGCAGCGCTGCCTGGGCCCCTTCACGCTACTCGAACTGGCCGAGCAGGTGCGCCGCACTCCGACGCACATCACTACCCTACTGCGCAAGCAAACCGGGCGCAGCGCCCATCAGTGGATCGTGCTCGGCCGCATGGCAGAGGCCCGGCGCCGACTGCTCCACTCCGACGAGATGGTCGAGGTGATCGCCGAACGTGTCGGCTACAGCGACCCGACTAGCTTCATCCGCATGTTCCGTAGGCATCACAGCGGCCAGACCCCCAACGCCTGGCGCGCAAGTCGCAACACACTGGGCTAG